The DNA segment GCAGTGGTAGCAGGGGAGTGGGGTGGTCATCAAATTTTCACTAGTACCGCTGAATCAACACCATCCCTGTAGGAGCTGCCGAAGGCTGCGATCTTTTGATCTTGCTTCTAAAAAAAAAAGTCAAAAGATCGCAGCCTGCGGCAGCTCCTACACAGGATTATCGGTTTACTTCTTCAGGTCTTCGGCGCCCTGCAGCGGTTCGTCACCGAGCAGCAGATCCTTGTCATGGCTGACCTGTTCCTCTTCGAACATGCGCCACACGTGGTCGTCCTGAGTGCCCAGCAATTCGACAAAACGCCGGCCGTCGACCTTGTCGCCCAACTGGCCGATGTAACGGCCGGTTTCGGTTTCGCTGCGGGTCAGGACGATCTTGCGATCCTTCTCCGGCTGGGTCGGCGAGATCAGGTTCAGTTCCAGGGTTTTCGGCTGGCTGTCACCGCTCAGGCGCAGATCGACTTCGCCAGTGACGTCATCCAGATGCACGTTGGCGCGCATTTTCAGCTTCTGCGCCAGCAGTTCGCGATCCAGTGAACGATTGATGCCTTTGCCGGCCTCGTAGTAGTTGTCGTTGACCAGGTTGTCCGGGTTGTTCACCGCAATGGTCACCATCGACAAGGTCAAGGTCACCGAACAGGTCAGGATCCCGATGATGATCCATGGCCAAAGGTGCTTGTACCAAGGGCTTGCGGCGTTTGCTGCGGGCATGTTCAGTTCTCTCAACGGGTTTGTGGGCCGATGAATCGGCTCTTGGCTTCAACGTGGACGCTATCATCGTCGGCATCCTTGAGGATGAATTTCACCTCGTTGGTGCTCGACGGCAATTGTTCCGGTGCGCTCGACAGCTCCACCGGCATGCTGAAGATTTCGCCGGCCGGCACCTTGATCTCGCGTTTGCCCTGCAGGCGCAGATCCGGCAGACCGGCGGCCTCCAGTACGTAGGTGTGGTCGCGCTGATCCTTGTTCATGATCTTCAGGCTGTAGACGTTTTCGATCCGGCCTTCGGCGTTTTCGCGGTACAGCACGCGGTCCTTGCTGACGTCGAACCCGACCAGTGAGCGCATGAAGAACGCGGTGACCAAAAGACTGATCATCGCCAGCAGCACAACCGCATAGCCGATCAGGCGTGGCCGCAGTTTATGGGTTTTCTGTCCGGACAGGTTGTGTTCGGTGGTGTAGCTGATGAGGCCGCGCGGGTAGTCCATCTTGTCCATGATGGCGTCGCAGGCGTCGATGCACGCGGCGCAACCGATGCACTCGATCTGCAGACCGTCACGAATGTCGATGCCGGTCGGGCACACCTGAACGCACATGGTGCAGTCGATGCAATCGCCCAGCCCCAGGGCCTTGTAGTCGACACCTTTCTTGCGCGGGCCACGGCTTTCGCCGCGACGCGGATCGTAGGAAACGATCAGCGTGTCCTTGTCGAACATCACGCTCTGGAAGCGTGCGTACGGGCACATGTAGATACACACCTGTTCACGCAGCCAGCCGGCATTGCCGTAAGTGGCGAGGGTGAAGAACCCGACCCAGAAATACGACCAGCCATCGGCCTGGCCGGTGAAGAACTCGAACACCAGTTCGCGGATCGGCGAGAAGTAGCCGACGAAGGTCATGCCGGTGACGAAGCCGATCAGCAGCCACAACGAATGCTTGGCGAGCTTGCGCAGAAACTTGTTACCGCTCATCGGCGCTTTGTCGAGCTTGATGCGCTGGTTGCGGTCGCCTTCGGTGACCTTCTCGCACCACATGAAAATCCACGTCCACACGCTTTGCGGGCAGGTATAGCCGCACCAGACGCGGCCTGCGTAGACGGTGATGAAGAACAGGCCGAATGCCGCGATGATCAGCAGGCCGGACAGCAGGATGAAATCCTGCGGCCAGAAGGTCGCACCAAAGATGAAGAATTTACGCTCAGGCAGGTTCCACCACACCGCCTGATGCCCGCCCCAGTTCAGCCAAACCGTACCGAAATACAGCAGGAACAGCACGGCGCCGCCCACCATCCGCAGATTGCGGAACAGACCGGTGAAAGCACGGGTGTAGATTTTTTCTCGGGAGGCGTAAAGGTCGACGCTGTTGTTCGCGTTTTTGCTCGGTGGCGTGACGTCGTGTACCGGAATCTGGTTGCTCATCATTGCATCCCACGGCAGTGGACAAATGCCTCGGTCGATACGTGCCGACCGCGGTCAGAAAGGGGTGTTGCAGTGGCGCAATGATACGCCTGTGGCTCTGGAGCAAGGGTGCGACCTTTGGTCGCGTTGGGGAAAAAGCGTTATTGGTGTAGCGAATGCAGCAAAGCCTGATGCAGATCAATTGACTTGTTGAGTATGGACAGTTTTCGCGCTGTCGCTCGCTCATTGTTCCCATGGATTGATCAGGGCGACACCGCTCGACTGGAAATCGCCGACGTTACGAGTGACGACCGTGAGCCCGTGCACCAGGGCAGTGGCGGCGATCAATGCATCGCTTTCATTGGTCTGGTCGGGCACATGCAGGCTGGCGCTGCGTAGTGCAACCGCAGCATCGACCGGCAGAATTCGTGCTTCGAAGGCCGGCATGACGTGACGCGTCAGCCAGCTGCGCAACAGCTTTCCTTGAGCAGGATCACGCCGTTCCATTCGTAGTACCCCGGTTTCCAGTTCTTTCAAGGTAATGGCCGAGATGTACAGGCGCGGTGCGATGACGCTTTTGGCCCAACTGACGACATTGGCATCGGCTTGCGGCTTGCGAAGTTCGGAAATCACATTGGTGTCGAGTAAATACATCAGGACAGATCCACAGGACGATGAATGATGACTGCGCGCTCGGTTTCGAAATCGATGTCGGCAGCCTCCGGCATGACCAGCAAATCGACAATGCTGGCGTTTGCACCGCTCAGTTTCTGAAATTCCTCAATGCTCAACAGTACGTGAGAGGCCTTGCCACGGTCGGTGATGATCACTGGACCCAGACGTGCAGCCTTTTTGGCGCCGCTGGTGTCCTGATTGAATTCACGGCTTGAGATGGTGGTGATTGCCATCATGGTAGACCTCTCGCAATACAGGTGTAGCAACGTTACTACTTCGCCTTCGGTGCGGCAATCGAGGAAGACCGGTCTCAGCCGTCCGTTGGTCGGCCCCTGGCTGGCGTCCGTCGAGCCGGCCTCGTCAAAGGTGGACGCCGGCTCGGTTTTATTCAGACCTGGCTTCAAGACTCAGGGAAGCCTGCCGCCTAGGCTGTCGAGGCTGGCGGTGTTTCTGTGGGGTTTTGTGGTGCGGCGGGATTCGGGTTGCAACGGATTGCCCAGTGTCACGGCAATCGATTCCGCGGGGTGATCTGATGGTTCGATTGCGTGATTGTTATCAGCGAGGATCTGATCATCCGAGAGACGGTTCTTGTCGTCATTCAACACAGTGGCTTCATCCTTGAAGTTGCTCCGATGCGGATCATCGGGCTGCGGAAGACCCTATAGAGCATTGTTGATCGAGTCCATCAGGCATGTGTCTCAAAGTATTAATTTCAATGACTGTACCGATGTTGCAGAAATATCATTAGTTAATTGAAGGCTTTTGATTTTTTATTATTTTCGAATAGCTTTGGGGCTGTTCTGCAGCGTATTAGTTGCAGGTTAATGTTTTGATGGTTAACTAAATTTTGGAGTGTTATGAGAATCAAGGAAGTTAAAAAGCTTTTCGCGTGTCTGTGCCTGTTGTCACTGACTTCTTTCGCCAGTGCCAACGAAGGGGCGCCGCAGCACATGGTGTTCGCCTCGGATCCGCAATACCCGTGGACGGAGAAATCGGACAGTGGTGAAGATGAATCGAGCGCGGATTTCGAAAAACGCGCGAAATGGCTGGTGGAAACCCAGTTCGCGAGTATTGCCCAGTTCCGCAACGAGATGGACGGGCAGGCTGCAGTACCATTGATGATCAATGGTGACATGACCGCGTTCGGCCATGGCTGGCAGCGTTCTTATGTCGGATCGATGCTGAAGAAACACTTTGGCGATCACGTGCTCTACGGATTGGGCAATCACGATTATCAGAACAATGTGAATGACTGTTTCAGTGAGAATTGCGCCGCAGGCAGTATTGTTGATTACCGTGATCATCATGTCGATAAAGTCGACCAGTTCGATCTGGAAGTGAGCGGCAGTTTTCTGAATAAACACTATCTGGGTAGTCTGGCTTATTCAAAGAATATCGGTGAAGTGCATCTGGTGCAGTTGAACAATGAACCGACTTACGCGGTGAAGATTTCTCACGCTTTGAATCCGACCACATTCGACATCAGGGCGTCGCTGGACTGGCTGGAGAATGATTTGCGAATAGCGCGAGCGCAGGGCTACGCGATCATTATCAACATGCATAAGCCCTATGAGTGGAAAGGCAGTTGGGATCAGCAGAAGCGCTTTCGCGAAATGATTGAAAAGTATCAGGTGACGGCGATGTTCGCCGGCCACTTCCACGACGAGGGTGGTCGCCAGACCTATATGGGGAGCGTGCCGATGTTTCTCAGCGGTTCAGCTTCTCAGCAGACGTACCTGACCGCCAGTTTTTCCA comes from the Pseudomonas sp. RSB 5.4 genome and includes:
- a CDS encoding FixH family protein, producing MPAANAASPWYKHLWPWIIIGILTCSVTLTLSMVTIAVNNPDNLVNDNYYEAGKGINRSLDRELLAQKLKMRANVHLDDVTGEVDLRLSGDSQPKTLELNLISPTQPEKDRKIVLTRSETETGRYIGQLGDKVDGRRFVELLGTQDDHVWRMFEEEQVSHDKDLLLGDEPLQGAEDLKK
- a CDS encoding type II toxin-antitoxin system Phd/YefM family antitoxin, whose product is MAITTISSREFNQDTSGAKKAARLGPVIITDRGKASHVLLSIEEFQKLSGANASIVDLLVMPEAADIDFETERAVIIHRPVDLS
- a CDS encoding type II toxin-antitoxin system VapC family toxin — its product is MYLLDTNVISELRKPQADANVVSWAKSVIAPRLYISAITLKELETGVLRMERRDPAQGKLLRSWLTRHVMPAFEARILPVDAAVALRSASLHVPDQTNESDALIAATALVHGLTVVTRNVGDFQSSGVALINPWEQ
- the ccoG gene encoding cytochrome c oxidase accessory protein CcoG, yielding MSNQIPVHDVTPPSKNANNSVDLYASREKIYTRAFTGLFRNLRMVGGAVLFLLYFGTVWLNWGGHQAVWWNLPERKFFIFGATFWPQDFILLSGLLIIAAFGLFFITVYAGRVWCGYTCPQSVWTWIFMWCEKVTEGDRNQRIKLDKAPMSGNKFLRKLAKHSLWLLIGFVTGMTFVGYFSPIRELVFEFFTGQADGWSYFWVGFFTLATYGNAGWLREQVCIYMCPYARFQSVMFDKDTLIVSYDPRRGESRGPRKKGVDYKALGLGDCIDCTMCVQVCPTGIDIRDGLQIECIGCAACIDACDAIMDKMDYPRGLISYTTEHNLSGQKTHKLRPRLIGYAVVLLAMISLLVTAFFMRSLVGFDVSKDRVLYRENAEGRIENVYSLKIMNKDQRDHTYVLEAAGLPDLRLQGKREIKVPAGEIFSMPVELSSAPEQLPSSTNEVKFILKDADDDSVHVEAKSRFIGPQTR
- a CDS encoding metallophosphoesterase; the encoded protein is MRIKEVKKLFACLCLLSLTSFASANEGAPQHMVFASDPQYPWTEKSDSGEDESSADFEKRAKWLVETQFASIAQFRNEMDGQAAVPLMINGDMTAFGHGWQRSYVGSMLKKHFGDHVLYGLGNHDYQNNVNDCFSENCAAGSIVDYRDHHVDKVDQFDLEVSGSFLNKHYLGSLAYSKNIGEVHLVQLNNEPTYAVKISHALNPTTFDIRASLDWLENDLRIARAQGYAIIINMHKPYEWKGSWDQQKRFREMIEKYQVTAMFAGHFHDEGGRQTYMGSVPMFLSGSASQQTYLTASFSKDRKQLEVSLVEDNQWRKRTLVATVPVKSIWASAP